In one Flammeovirga yaeyamensis genomic region, the following are encoded:
- a CDS encoding DUF523 domain-containing protein translates to MKPKYIISSCLVGVKCRYNGTCSSTINLNDMIEKGEAIDVCPEVIGGLPTPREPVEIQQTEDGIQVTSKTGNNYTNQFLKSAEEVLSICKENNITHAILQSRSPSCGFGKIYDGTFTGNLIDGNGVVADALDKNGIKVITDEEFASK, encoded by the coding sequence ATGAAACCAAAATACATCATCAGTTCATGCCTAGTTGGAGTAAAATGTCGCTATAACGGCACTTGTTCCTCTACAATCAATCTAAATGATATGATTGAAAAGGGCGAAGCCATTGACGTCTGTCCAGAAGTAATTGGAGGTTTACCGACCCCACGAGAACCCGTAGAAATTCAACAGACAGAGGACGGAATTCAAGTTACAAGTAAAACGGGAAATAATTATACAAATCAATTTTTAAAATCAGCAGAAGAAGTATTAAGTATTTGTAAGGAAAATAATATTACTCATGCAATTCTTCAATCTAGAAGTCCGTCTTGTGGTTTTGGGAAAATCTATGATGGTACATTCACTGGTAATTTAATTGATGGAAATGGAGTGGTTGCAGATGCATTAGATAAGAATGGAATTAAAGTGATAACGGATGAGGAGTTTGCTTCGAAATAA